One Ardenticatenales bacterium genomic region harbors:
- a CDS encoding transposase yields MAGRSRFWDNIFVERLWRSVKHENIYIQEYDTVSDLTTGLAGCFQLCNYERPHQDLGYLTPADIHFAANTPIL; encoded by the coding sequence CTGGCCGGACGCAGTCGGTTCTGGGACAACATTTTCGTTGAACGGCTGTGGCGGTCAGTCAAACACGAGAACATTTACATCCAAGAGTACGATACAGTGTCCGACCTGACCACCGGCTTGGCAGGCTGCTTCCAGCTCTGCAATTACGAACGCCCGCATCAGGACCTTGGCTACCTGACACCTGCCGATATTCATTTTGCCGCTAACACTCCAATTCTGTGA
- a CDS encoding DNA cytosine methyltransferase has translation MDNANGTSARVLAQTNGVIEEPPSFGDIFAGAGGLSLGLLQAGWQGIFAIEKSPMAFETLKFNLIDPREEPKFDWVDWLSVQAIDIEAFYQKCQDNLEQIKGLPLLAGGPPCQGYSRAGKRDPNDERNKLVDKYLELVELIEPQMLLLENVSGFATDFKSAKTKEGEESPEDQTRVYNADQELREALDSIGYQSFVRHSLKAKDFGVPQLRPRYILVAIQKRLLKHTPKLDPFQILDDIRKGFLLTKKLPTNQEVTLENAISDLLKEHGTTTCIEPGMGRFDQGVYGPAVGNYQKLMRTSRNGNLIQAGTVADSHRFPNHRPHTIERFQLIIDTFRPGIQLRGEEIESLGLNKHRIAPLAADEACHTLTSLPDDLVHYYEPRIPTVREYARIQSFPDWYQFKSKYTTGGQRRRVEVPRYTQVANAVPPLLAEALGISLLKAYTKLKIASLLKNQSTTLLTPTPRRQSNEILS, from the coding sequence ATGGATAACGCAAATGGAACTTCCGCAAGAGTTCTTGCTCAGACAAACGGGGTCATTGAGGAACCACCATCCTTTGGAGACATCTTTGCTGGTGCAGGCGGGTTGTCTCTTGGTCTCCTTCAGGCAGGATGGCAGGGCATATTTGCCATAGAAAAATCGCCAATGGCATTCGAGACCTTAAAATTCAACCTCATTGATCCGCGGGAAGAACCCAAGTTTGACTGGGTTGATTGGTTATCAGTTCAAGCAATCGACATAGAAGCGTTCTATCAAAAATGCCAAGACAACTTGGAGCAGATCAAGGGGCTTCCCCTTCTCGCAGGGGGGCCCCCCTGCCAGGGATACTCGCGCGCAGGCAAGAGAGACCCTAACGACGAACGCAATAAGCTTGTCGACAAATATCTCGAATTAGTTGAGCTAATAGAACCTCAAATGCTGCTACTCGAAAATGTCAGCGGCTTCGCCACAGACTTCAAATCAGCAAAAACCAAGGAAGGGGAGGAGTCACCCGAAGATCAAACAAGAGTTTACAATGCGGATCAAGAACTGCGTGAAGCACTTGATAGCATTGGTTACCAATCATTTGTTCGGCATTCTTTAAAGGCAAAAGATTTCGGTGTACCCCAATTACGCCCCCGATACATCCTGGTGGCAATCCAGAAACGCCTATTAAAGCACACTCCTAAGCTAGATCCATTTCAAATACTGGACGACATACGAAAGGGTTTCTTGCTAACAAAAAAGCTCCCCACAAACCAAGAGGTAACTCTAGAAAATGCAATTTCAGATTTGCTAAAAGAACACGGGACCACAACGTGTATTGAACCGGGTATGGGTAGGTTCGATCAAGGTGTTTACGGGCCTGCCGTGGGTAACTATCAGAAGTTGATGCGCACGTCGCGAAATGGGAATTTGATTCAAGCAGGAACGGTGGCTGACAGTCACCGCTTTCCAAATCATCGACCGCATACTATCGAGCGATTCCAGCTTATTATCGATACTTTTCGCCCTGGTATCCAATTGAGAGGGGAAGAAATAGAATCTCTGGGCTTAAACAAACATAGAATCGCACCTTTAGCTGCTGACGAAGCATGCCATACACTTACCAGTTTACCAGATGACTTAGTTCATTATTATGAGCCGAGAATCCCCACCGTAAGAGAGTATGCACGGATCCAATCATTTCCAGATTGGTATCAATTCAAGTCAAAGTACACCACAGGTGGACAACGCAGACGCGTTGAGGTCCCTCGGTATACTCAAGTCGCAAATGCCGTTCCACCCTTATTAGCTGAAGCACTAGGTATATCTTTACTTAAGGCATACACAAAACTAAAAATTGCATCGCTCCTCAAAAACCAATCAACTACGTTATTAACTCCCACGCCGAGGAGACAATCCAATGAAATATTATCGTAA
- a CDS encoding RHS repeat-associated core domain-containing protein: protein MPQSPQAPDGNGGGIQSGYTIVQRSVYFLAGQAVAVRQVVPGETNNLLHLHSDHLGSNSVMSYSSNGGMVGGSRTRYLPFGAYRTAPTQPYTDLGFTGQKHNDDLGLIYYNARYYIPGIARFASADTLVPDPANPNSFNRYAYVGNSPIMGTDPDGHCWPLCTAIAGAVIGGLIGGAVQVVNNVRHDMPLTTDVGKAVTVGAVAGAVGGTTFGAGAAVLGTGFAATVVSGAVSGAVAGQASIATGNILDNQPLTQDLGDPHDLARDAAIGGVLASVGYGISKGLQALLPQKVEAPAGMLEPDQIHYTDKVISQMGHGNYTQQTDFHGFPREVDFWLPDQGVISPIVGGDGITRT from the coding sequence ATGCCGCAAAGCCCGCAAGCGCCCGACGGCAACGGCGGCGGCATCCAGAGCGGCTACACCATCGTCCAACGCAGCGTCTACTTCCTCGCCGGGCAAGCCGTCGCCGTGCGGCAGGTCGTCCCTGGCGAGACCAACAACCTGCTGCACCTGCACAGCGACCACCTCGGCAGCAACAGCGTCATGAGCTACAGTAGTAATGGTGGCATGGTCGGCGGCAGCCGCACCCGCTACCTCCCCTTCGGCGCCTACCGCACCGCCCCTACACAACCCTACACCGACCTCGGCTTCACCGGCCAGAAGCACAACGATGACCTCGGCCTCATCTACTACAATGCGCGGTACTACATCCCTGGCATCGCCCGCTTCGCCTCCGCCGATACTCTCGTCCCCGACCCTGCCAATCCCAACTCCTTCAACCGTTATGCCTATGTTGGTAACAGCCCCATCATGGGGACGGATCCAGATGGACATTGTTGGCCCCTTTGCACGGCTATTGCCGGAGCCGTCATTGGCGGTTTGATAGGCGGAGCCGTGCAGGTTGTCAATAACGTCCGACATGACATGCCGCTGACAACTGATGTGGGCAAAGCTGTCACCGTTGGCGCTGTTGCCGGGGCTGTCGGAGGGACGACATTTGGCGCTGGCGCGGCCGTGCTGGGCACAGGATTTGCCGCCACCGTTGTTTCTGGAGCTGTCAGTGGTGCCGTAGCCGGGCAGGCTTCTATTGCTACTGGCAACATCCTGGACAACCAGCCCCTGACGCAAGACCTGGGCGACCCACACGACCTGGCGCGTGATGCCGCAATTGGTGGTGTCTTAGCCAGTGTCGGTTACGGTATCAGCAAGGGTCTCCAAGCTCTCTTACCTCAAAAGGTGGAAGCTCCTGCAGGTATGTTGGAGCCAGACCAAATCCACTACACGGATAAGGTAATAAGCCAAATGGGACATGGAAACTATACGCAGCAAACCGATTTTCATGGCTTTCCGAGAGAGGTTGATTTCTGGTTGCCTGATCAAGGAGTAATAAGTCCTATAGTAGGGGGTGATGGGATAACTCGTACTTAA
- a CDS encoding RHS repeat-associated core domain-containing protein: MSYSSNGGMVGGSRTRYLPFGAYRTAPTQPYTDLGFTGQKHNDDLGLIYYNARYYLPGVGRFVSADTIVPDATNPQAFNRYTYVLNNPIAIIDPSGHRPSDGCDYEGCSLLNGFDPDSTWQAPDGTQTPWDPVVASDQDYNPITEAVIPGIAVLFGVASLPTAVGYFAGEVAWPALIRGGQAVASWLCLDGNCLNEAEVIYDRALPAGNGATDILGRTIRISPFGSTLDKMQALYHEQVHVFFTPRGPFQQIRAGIRYWAYENSNLFRYAEEAIAESTAQLRTGGSLRTGLSFPLIGYDITPARVAIEGGLVAGGTTLGGIGLGQMLENWFNLNVEQEP, translated from the coding sequence ATGAGCTACAGTAGTAATGGTGGCATGGTCGGCGGCAGCCGCACCCGCTACCTCCCCTTCGGCGCCTACCGCACCGCCCCTACACAACCCTACACCGACCTCGGCTTCACCGGCCAGAAGCACAACGACGACCTCGGCCTCATCTACTACAACGCCCGCTACTACCTGCCCGGCGTGGGGCGGTTTGTGAGCGCGGATACGATTGTGCCGGATGCCACAAACCCCCAAGCCTTCAACCGCTACACGTATGTTCTTAACAATCCCATTGCCATCATTGACCCTTCGGGACATAGACCATCAGATGGCTGTGATTATGAAGGTTGCTCACTTCTCAATGGTTTCGACCCTGACAGCACGTGGCAAGCACCAGATGGTACTCAAACCCCATGGGATCCGGTGGTAGCCAGCGACCAAGATTACAATCCAATTACCGAGGCAGTAATTCCTGGAATTGCGGTGCTATTTGGTGTGGCATCTCTGCCTACAGCAGTGGGGTACTTCGCAGGAGAAGTTGCTTGGCCTGCATTAATTAGGGGCGGTCAAGCGGTTGCTTCATGGTTATGCCTGGATGGTAATTGCTTAAATGAAGCTGAAGTGATTTACGATCGTGCGTTGCCAGCAGGAAATGGAGCAACAGATATACTTGGAAGAACGATAAGAATATCTCCCTTTGGGTCTACTCTGGATAAAATGCAAGCACTTTATCATGAACAGGTCCACGTCTTTTTTACACCCAGAGGTCCCTTTCAACAAATAAGGGCTGGCATTCGCTATTGGGCCTATGAAAATTCAAACTTGTTTAGGTATGCGGAGGAAGCTATCGCCGAGTCCACAGCACAGTTGCGTACAGGAGGTTCGTTACGAACAGGATTAAGTTTTCCGTTAATAGGCTATGATATAACTCCAGCACGAGTCGCAATAGAGGGAGGTTTAGTTGCAGGCGGGACCACATTGGGAGGAATTGGATTAGGTCAGATGCTCGAAAATTGGTTCAATTTGAATGTTGAACAAGAGCCATAA
- a CDS encoding IS1/IS6 family transposase, producing MMNPEQLFCPNIDCPARGQRGEGNITVHSQKEKRCHCHVCNTTFAVSKGTLFYRLRTDPQIVMWVIVLLAYGCPVQAIVKAFGFDERTVKNWWQRAGVHCAHVHEAVIASQPLDLQQVQADEIKVKVQGGSVWMALAMMVSTRLWLGGVISPRRDKRLLQSLTDKVRQMALCRPLLLAVDGLPGYVKAFGRSFRSKLPRWGSQVVVNGTPGPKWLSCKSSNGVCHLDWRLNDEWLRVTRNR from the coding sequence ATGATGAATCCAGAACAACTATTTTGCCCTAATATCGACTGTCCGGCTAGAGGACAACGGGGTGAAGGCAATATCACCGTCCATAGCCAAAAAGAAAAGCGATGTCATTGTCATGTCTGCAACACAACATTTGCCGTCAGCAAAGGGACATTGTTCTATCGCTTGCGCACCGACCCGCAAATAGTGATGTGGGTCATCGTCTTGCTGGCGTATGGCTGTCCTGTCCAGGCCATCGTCAAAGCCTTTGGGTTTGATGAGCGCACGGTCAAGAATTGGTGGCAACGAGCGGGTGTGCATTGCGCACATGTCCATGAAGCGGTCATTGCCAGCCAGCCACTGGACTTGCAACAAGTGCAAGCGGATGAAATCAAAGTCAAGGTACAAGGCGGTTCGGTGTGGATGGCGTTGGCGATGATGGTATCCACCCGACTCTGGTTAGGTGGCGTCATCAGCCCGCGACGGGATAAGCGCTTGCTGCAAAGCCTGACGGACAAGGTGCGCCAAATGGCCTTGTGTCGTCCGTTGTTGTTGGCGGTGGATGGCTTGCCCGGCTACGTCAAAGCCTTTGGCCGCAGTTTCCGCAGCAAGTTGCCCCGCTGGGGCAGCCAGGTCGTTGTCAATGGCACGCCTGGTCCGAAGTGGCTATCGTGCAAGTCATCAAACGGCGTCTGCCATCTGGACTGGAGGTTGAACGACGAGTGGCTCAGGGTGACCCGCAACAGGTAG